Genomic segment of Roseofilum capinflatum BLCC-M114:
CATTAAATATTCCACGTTTTTCCAATTTAAATCTGTATTTGAGCTGATCGTAAGTAGCTTGGGTAACTTGAATTTTACCGGGTAAACCCTGGGATTCCATGCGAGAAGCTACATTCACCGTATCTCCCCACAAATCCAATTGCAATTTACTCATCCCAATCACACCCGCGACAACTGGGCCTGTATTCATGCCAATCCGTAATTGAAAGGGTCGATTTTTAAAGGTTTCCATCTCTTTTTCTAGGGTCAAAGGGCGATGAAACTCTTTGATCTTATGTTGCATGGCTAAAGCCAATTTAGCTACCCTCTCAACCGAGTTATCTGGCTTTGGATGGGGCTGAACCGGTAATCCGCCCACCACCATATAAGCATCGCCGATGGTTTTAATTTTTTCGAGTCCATAATGCTTGGTCAGTTTATCGAAACTGGAAAAAATTTCATTGAGTAAGGTTACCAAATCAGTAGAATCGAGTTGGGCAGATAGCTCAGTAAAGCCGACTAAATCTGCAAACAAAACTGTAGCTTCAGGTAAATGATCGGCAATGGTATGACGATTTTTTTTTAACTTTTCAGCAATATATTGGGGCAAAATATTTAAGAGGAGTTCCTCGGACATTCTTCTTTGTTTTCGCAACTCCTCTTCCATCTTTCGTTTTTCTGTGATGTTGCGTACAGTTCCTTCAAAATATAGCAGTTCTCCCTGGTTATTGGTAATTTTACGAACACTTTCAGAAATCCAAATTTTATCTCCATTCTTGCAATAAATTTCTGATTCAAATTCCTCCACATAATCATAAAGCTCCATATAGGCTAAGAATTCATCTCGACGTTGAGGACGGACATAAAAATCTTGATTAACATCAGAAACTGCCTGGATCAGTTCCTGGGGCGAATCATATCCATAGAGTTTAGCTAGGGCTAAATTGGCTTTAATAAATTTACCCTCTGGATTGGTTTGAAACATGCCATCAATAGCATTTTCAAAAATACTGCGATAATTTTCTTCAGCTTGTTTGCGAGCTTGAGCGTGTTCTTTGAGGAGGTTTTGCAAATTAAGTAGACTTAATTGAATGTTGATTTTAGAGAGAACTTCTTCAACTTGAATCGGTTTCGTGATGTAATCGCTTCCACCTACTTGAAAGGCTCGTTTCTTATCTAATTCACCGTTTAATGCACTGACAAAAATAACGGGAATCGATCGATATTGAGGGTCGGATTTAATTTGTTCGCAGAGTTCGTAGCCATCTATATGAGGCATCATAATATCGACCAGGATCAAATCGGGTTGAGAAGAGCGCACAGCATTGATGGCTAATTCACCATTAATGGCTTTACGGACACGATATCCTTGTTGTGTGAGAATGTGGGATAAAAAGCGGATATTATTTGGGTTATCATCAACGACTAAAATATCCTGACAAGAGTGTAAAGTGGTGTGATCCTGCATGATCTAAATTCCCAAGAAGAAAGGGGAGCTGTGTATAAATGGCCAAAATTCCAGAGCCTCGATCGCTTCTTTCCCGTTATAACACTACTATCTTAGAGCCTCGATCGCCTCTACTGTGGCATCGAGAATGCGATCGAGACGGTAATCATGGAGTAAACCAGCGATCGCCTCCCGTAAATTAGACTGAGTATCTGGAATCTCTTGCAGGAGCTTCGAGATCGAGTCTTCATCGGCTTCAGTTGCCCCTTGATGTAACGCCATCAGCCAATCGATCGGCATCCCCATTAACTGCTCTCCACTTAAAATACCATCGGTTGGGTGAACTCGATGTTCCATATTTTCCTCAGTATGGGAGGAAGTGTAGATATACTCAACCCCTAAATAATCCCGAATTTTTTCTAATAAAACTGCTTGTGAAACTGGTTTATGGACTAATTCATTACATCCAGCCTCTTCAATTAAGGCTTGATCTTCTTCTAAAGCACTGGCTGTGAGGGCTAAAATGGGAATAGCAGAGGTGCTAGTCTCCTGTTGCTCTTGCTGACGAATAGAGCGAGCGGCTGAATAACCATCCATGACTGGCATTCGTAAATCCATCCAGATCAAATCAGGAGACCCATTTCTCCACAGCTCTAAGGCTTGCTGACCATTTTCGGCTTCGAGTACCTGAAATCCTAGGGGTTGGAGCTGCTTTAAAAGCAGTCGCCGATTTTCCCAATGGTCATCAACGACTAAAATGCGGTAGGCGGGTTGATTCGGAGCTAAGGCGATCGCCTGTTTTTCCGGTATCTGTTTGGGAATCTCTTCTGGTTGTGCTGTTCGCAAAGGGATCTGGAAACTCACTAATGTCCCCACTCCCACCTCCGAAGATACCCAAATATTCCCCCCCATCAGTTGCAGCAGTTGTTTACAAATGGTCAAACCTAATCCCGTCCCTTGTCCAGAATTGAGACCGGAGGTGGTTTGCATAAAGGGTTCAAATAATAAAGGCAATTCCTCCGAGGCTATTCCTTCTCCAGTGTCTTGAACTTCCCAGATATAATCTTGGATCAGGGGATGCTGCCGATCGGGAGTTGGAAACACCCGAAGATGGACTTCTCCGATATGGGTGAATTTTAGACTATTGGATAATAAATTCATTAAGATTTGACGGAGTTTCCCCTGATCGGTGATGACCCAGGAGGGAACATTCGGAGCGAGGGTGACTGATATGACGAGTCCTTTCTCGTCAGCTTTCAGTTTTAACACATCTTTTACTTCATCAACTAATCGATACAGATTAAAACAGGTTTCTTCGAGACTAATTTTACCGGCTTCAATTTTTGATAAGGACAGAATATCATTAATCAGTTCTAATAAGTGTTCGCCACTGCGATTGATAATGTTTAGATACTCTTGATATTCAGAAGTTAAACTTACTTCACGTTTAACAATTTGGGTAAAGCCTAAAATCGCATTCAGGGGAGTGCGTAGTTCATGGCTCATGCGAGCAATAAATTGACTTTTGGTCTGATTGGCAATTTCGGCTGCTTGTTTCGCGCTTTGTAGGGCGATTTGAGTTTGTTTGCGAGCTGTCGCATCCATACCAACACTCAGGATACCCATCGCTTCTCCTGACTCATGGTAGAGAATACGATTTGTCCATTCTATCCACACGCGATCGCCATTCTTGAGTTGGTTTTCGTTTTCATAGATCCGATACTTTTCTGTATGCTCTAAAATATCATCAATTATAGGATATAATGTATGCCCCTCTGTATCTTTAACAGGAACAATTGTGCCTTTGATATTTTTGCCAAGAATTTCGGCTTCTGTATAACCAAAAAAGTTTTGGGCAAATTCGTTAAAAAAGAGAATGTTACCCTGGCGATCGATTTTTATGATCAGGCTGTTAGCACAATCGACTAATTGACGGTACTTGGTTTCACTTTCTCGTAGGGCTAATTCAATCCGTTTGCGTTCTTCTATTTCTTGCTGCAATAAACGATATTGTTCGTTTAGGCGATCTTTGGCTAATTTCAGGTCTGTAACATCAGTTTGCACGCCAATATAATAGAGTAATTTTTGTTGCTCATTAAAAACGGGAGACAAGGACAGATCGTTCCAAAATACTGTACCGTCTTTGCGGTAATTTTTGAGGGTGACTTGGCAATTTTTTTTCTCTTTTAGGGCTTGTCTTAAAAGAGCTAAGTCGGGTTGATCTCGATCTTCTCCTTGCAAAATACTACAAGTGCGACCGAGAATTTCCGCTTCGGTATAACCGGTTAGTTTTTCAAATCCTGGATTGACATAGACAATCGGATTGCCTGGTTTCGTGGAGTCACTAATAATAATACCATTGGTGCTGGCGGCGATCGCTCGCTCTAATAATCCGAGTTTCTTTTCTGACTCTTTTTGATCAGTAATATCACGGCAAACCCAAATGGCAGTATTCTGGGTTAAGGGAGAAATTGTACCCATAAACCAATAGTCTTTTTCTTGAATAGGCCAACAATATTCCAGGTTTTCTATGGTTTCTTGGTGTTCAATAACATATCGAGTCCAATAGCGCTTCAAGTTAACCAGTTCAGGGGGAAGTAGGCTCTGTATCTTGTCATTTAAGTAAGATGAATGGGGATCAAAATGATTGAACTGCATTGCATATTGAGTCGGTGCAACTTTAATGCACTCACCATCTGGATTGAAGACGATGATGAGTTCATCGATTGCTCCAAACATCGCTAAAAGCTCATTTAAAGTACGGTTTTCTTGGTGTATTCTTTGATGGTCGATATAACTCTCGACTTTAACACGCAGTTCAATTAAGCTGGAGTGAGAGACCAGGTAATCTCTCACTCCAGCTTCAAACACCTTGATTCTGTCTACCGCAGCACCGGAAGAATTAATCGCTAAAATTGGTATATTTCCATACTCTGGATGGGAACTGAGAATCCCACAAGCGTCTAAGGAGAGAAAGCTAGAGAGACCGACTTCTAAGATAATTAAACTGGGATCGACTGCCTCAACCAAGGGCAGGACTTGAGCCAAATCCGTGACCCATTCAACCTGATACCCTTGTTCGATTAAAAACTCAGAGAGCCAAGCTAACGCTTCGGGTTGAGGATGAGCGATCATCACGTGAACAGATGAAGAGGGGGGAGGATAAAGCATAAGTGCAAATTCCCAAGATAACAATAGGACACTGAAGCACAATCACAAGTCTGTCTATTGTGCTTGAATGTACAACCTGGGCTAAGTCTGATTTATGTTTATGATACTGGCAAATCTCCATTTCGTTAATCTTTCAGTCCTCTCCTTGTCCCCGATCGATTGTTCCCAGCTATGAATAGGCATAAAAATGCACCCCGCGATCGCAGGGTGCATTGTGGCGTTTTGGGTTAGTTTTTCATCGCCGCTTGCGTCTGAGAAGCCATCCAGAGATGGAAGAGGAAGAACTCCGTGCGATCGCCCAATTCAACCAAGAACATCCCTTCTTCTGCTTGGGGGTTCGAGGTCAACCAAGTGCCTTGCAAGGTTACTTCCATATAATCGCAATCTACCCGATCTAAGGTAATCCGGTTATCCACCTGATGGCGTACCTGGCTCTCTAACAACCGCATTTCCCGTAAATCCGCAGGCAATAGGAAAGAGGCTGTAGTTTTTTCCAACGAGATGGGTTCACCAACGCGCAACAGGAAGGTTAAGCGAGCAGTCACCCAATCTTCCAGGGAGGTAGCAAAGCGCTCTAGATGAAAATCATTGTCTAAATAGGTTAACTTCAACATGCTGTCTTTGCCTCCTTACGCATCCAGGTCTCTTTGATGTTCTCGCCAGAACTGTTCCGCAAATACCACGGCCGGGTGGATCGGGGCTTTCGGTTGAGTTCGGAGTTTGAGGCCGGATTGTTCTGGGGTGCGATCGCCCTTTCGAGAATTACAAGATCCACAAGCGATCACCACATTATCCCAAGTATGTTGACCTCCTTTTGACCGAGGGATCACATGATCGATGGTCAAATTCTTCTTATAGCCACAGTATTGGCACATATGTTTATCTCGCCGCAACAGTTCTTTACGGTTAACGGGAGGCGTTTTCCAAATGCCCTCTGTCCCCGCAAAAGTCAATCGGATATGTTCAGGAACCATCAGCACTAAATTAGGAGAGCGAACCATCCATTGTTGTCCTTTGACCAAATCCAGGGGTTCCGCTTTTCCGGTGACCAAAAGGGCGATCGCCCGTTTGAGATTAATTCGGCTGACAGGCAGGTAGTTTTTAGAGAATACTACCACCGATTGACTTAAAACATGGGTTGCACTGGTCACGACTAAGTTCCTCATAAAATCACCCCCGCTTCGGCTTAGGAACGAAGCGGGGGTAAACACAACAGGAGAATGCTTTGAGTTTTACCCAGGTACACTCTGAAATTTGTACCTTTGGCTTCGCTGATCAGTTCGGATGTTTGTCTCTAGCACATCCGCAATTATGGGATTTAAGGGTTCAGAATAATTTCTCAAACCGCAAGACATTCCGATCGCTCCCATTTTCTGACCCCAATCCCCTGTCTCTCCATAGAGACCTAAGCCACTGAAGCCGTGTCGATCGCGGCTAGGGCATAGGTGGGTTGATGGGGAAAAATCAGGAATCACAGGAATTTTTGGCTGCAAGATGTAAGGATTGACTTTTAAATACTACACTGATATTACAGAGTTGTCCACCCATTGAGGAAAAAAATCATGTACACCCTCCCAAGAACATCCACAACCGACATGGAAGTGACAAGCATTCGCTTGGAAAAAGAACTCAAACAACAGCTCAAGAAGCTGGCTGGCAATCAGGGCTATCAAGCTATGGTGCGAGATATTCTCTGGAACTATGTGCAACAGCGATCGGATGACTATCAATGTCACTATCATCCGGAAGACATTCGCTCTACGATAGAGGCGATCGCCCATCAAGAAGAACGCTGTGCCATTACCGGCAACCCCATTCACCCCAATCAACCCATGTTACTCGGTCTCACCCATCACGGGGAATTTGTGCCCCTCAGTCCCCACGCCCTGCCATAACCCCATCCTGAATGAAACAATAAGCCACAATGTACCCCGCGATCGTCCTGCCCAGATGGATTGCGATCGCGGGGTGCTGTCATCGGATTGATCCTTTCTTTCTTCAAGCCACGCCAAAATCTGTGTATTGACGCACATAGGGAGGATGGAAGCCTAAAATAATATCCTCTGCGGGAACGCCTAGTTCTACCAACTCTTCGGCTACAGAAATATTGGTTCCGTCGTGTTGAATCCAGATTTTGCCGTCAATAATATCAATATGAATCACGGAACCATGGACGCGCCGTTGGTTATCCCAACCTACATGCATTAATTCATAGCGATCGCGCTCCAAATCCAGGATAACCTCCGGCTCAATCTCCCCATTAGAGGGTTTATATTGCCCATATTTGAGGATCAGATTACGCACCAATTCGCGATAGTTCTCTAGGGTATCCATTGGATCGATCTCCTTGCCACTTCATCAAAAACGATCAGTTTGATATCCCAATTTCTTACAATAAGCTGACCTAACTTTTCCGTCAAAATTGTTTCATAGGTTCGTTTGGGAACTGCAAGATAGAGCATCCGTTCCGGTTGCAGCTCTGCCAGGATGCTTTGATATATTCCATATTGTCCTAGCGCATCGCCCAGATCGGTGACTGGAGAAGACTTGAGGAAACTTTTAATTTCCACAGCTATCTTAAGATTTCCCTTTTGCGCGGCGATCGCACTTCGTTCTGCTCCCAGATCCACAAATAAATCCCGACCTCCATAAGATAAATAGAGGGGATCGTCCGTAATTGTCCAACCTTCATCAATGAGAAGTTGGACAACGAGATCGTGATAGAGATCCTTTGCAGGCATGTAAGGGAGAGTTTTGGCAGACTATGAAAGTTATACCATATCGGATATAGATTGACTCAAAACCTGACTAGGACAAGCCATTAAACGAGGACACACTGATAAATGAGGAAGCAGTAAAGACGGATGAACTGGTATTATTGACAATTCCCAAGACTTGATTGCTGCCATTGACACTAATCACGGTACTGTTATTGCTAGTGGAGAAAATGGACAGGTTGAAAAAGCTGAGATTACCAGTAAGGACAATTTGATCGATGCCAACCTGGAAATCTTGAATGATATCGGCATTATTGATGTTGGTATTGCTGGTATTCACGCGCAAGACAAAGGCATCCGCACCTTCTCCACCGTTGAGAATATCAGTACCAAAATCGCCGACGAGGAAATCATTTCCGAGTCCACCACTGAGGAAATCATTCCCTTGTCCTCCATGAACTACATCATTACCGTCGCCACCGCTCACGATATCATCACCGCGATCGCCTCGAACGGCATCGTCACCGCGATCGCCACTGACAAAATCATTACCTTGGCCCCCATGACCGGTATCATTGCCTTGACCGCAGAAAACGTTGTCATTTCCAGTGTTTCCACTCACGAAGTCATTACCGGTATTGCCATTAATGACATCATCGCCTCCCAGACCATGCAGTTGGTCGTTACCGCCTAAGCCCTGCATGTTGTCGTTATTTGCACTTCCTATTAATACATCACTTCCTGGAGTCCCGATAGGGGGAGATAACATTGGATCTCCCGGTTGTGGGGAGGGTGCTGGAGAAGGCGATGGTGGGGCAGAAGGATCGGAAGGAGGAGTTGGTGATGGAGTTGGTGCGATCGGAGGTGTTGGAGTCGGTGATGGAGTGGGAACTGGAGGTGGTGTTGGAGTCGGAGTAGGTGTCGGGGTTGGGGTTGGAGTTGGAGTTGGAGTCGGAGTTGGAGTCGGAGTCGGAGTCGGGGTTGGGGTTGGAGTCGGGGTTGGGAGATCTGATCCGGTACTAAGTTTAATAATATAGCCATCTCCATCTCCAGCACTGAGTAAGTCAACAATGCCATCATTATCAATATCGATGTTCTCTCTAAACGTTCCAGTGGCAATCAGATTATCGCCGGGATCTGTGGCAAGCTGAACGCCAAAATCTTCGCTAGTGCTGCCAACATTTGTTGCCCAATCTAGGGAACCATTGCTGTTAAACTGAGCAATGTAAGCATCTCCGCCGCCAGCGCTGGTTACATCAGCAACTCCATCTCCATTTAAGTCGTGCGCTCCTTCAAACCGGCCGCTGACAAATACATTACCCTTGCTGTCAGTGGTGATTTGTGCTTGACCAATATTTGTGCCTAAATTATGTGCCCAGGCAAATGTGCTATCACTATTAAATTTAGCCAAGTAAGTATTGCCAAGTTCAGCACCAATGAGGTCGAGAGTACCATCTCCATCAATATCGATATTGCCCCCAAAGAAACCAGTCGTAAAGACATTTCCGGCATTGTCGGTGGCGATCGCGATACCAAATTCGTTATCACCGAATACGGTATCGTCATTGCCGATACTGGTAGACCAAGCGAGAGCGCCATTGCTGTTAAACTTAACAATGTAAGCGTCATTACCGCCAGCACTGGTCAGATCGATCGCTCCATCACCATCAATATCGATCGCACCTTGAAACGTTCCCGTGGCGATCGGATTGCCCAAATTATCCGTAGTAACGCCACTTCCCAATTCATTATTACCACTGCCTCCAATCGTGTTAGCCCATGCTAAGTTACCATTACTATCCAATCGGGCAATGTAGGGATCGTCGCCTCCAGCACTGGTAAGATCGGCAGTGCCATCTCCGTCAATATCGATGCTTCCGGTGAACGTGCCAGAGATAAAGATATTATTCGAGTTGTCTGTAGCAATACCAAAACCACGACTGTTATCACCACTGATACTGGGAACATTTTGTATGGATTTAGCCCAAGCCAAAGTCCCATTGCTGTTAAATTTAGCAATGTAAGGGCTGAAAAAGTTGGCAGAATTATTGGTGAGTTCGGCGATACCATCTCCATTGAGGTCAAGGGATGTTGAACTAGCAAAAGAACCGATGATCAATACATCGCCAGCACTATCGGTAGCGATGTTGCTCAAGAAATGAGTACCTTGTTGACCAGTTCCATTCAGCTCAGTTCCCCAAAGTACAGAGCCATCATTGGTAAATTTCGTCAGGTAGAGGTCGCGTTCTCGATCGCGATCGATCAGATCGAGGGTTCCATCGCCATTAATGTCGATATTTTGCTGGAAATTACCAACAGAAAAAATATTACCCGCACTATCTGTAGAGAGTAAAGCACCTTCATCGATTAGGCTGTTGCCAATACTCCTAGCCCAGACTAAATCGGGTGGCGTTCCCGGTGTGGGTGTGGGGGTTGGAGTCGGGGTTGGTGTGGTGCTGGTGAGGTAGCGTTGGGCGTAAATACCTGTGCCATCGCCATCTTGTTCTTCGCTTTCCCAAACAATAGCGACTTGTCCATTCCCTCCTAGGGCAATATCGGGATTGCGTTGATCGCGATCGGTAAAGGTATTAACCTGGAATTCTTCACCATCGGGTTGCCCTTGAGCATCATAGCGTTGAGCATAAACTCCTCGCCCGCTACCATCTTGAAGACCGCTCTCCCAAGTGATGATAAAGCTACCATCATTATCCATGCTCACTTCTGGAGCAAGCTGTTCGGCAATGATGGTGGTATTCACCTGAAATTCCGCGCCCATGGGATTACCATCACTGCCATAGCGTTGGGCAAAAACCCCTTCTAGGCTGCCGTCTTGATTCATACTTTCCCAAGTAATCACAAATTGCCCACTGGCATTCATGGAGACGGATGGGTTACGCTGATCGCCGGTAGTCAAGGTATTGACTCTAAACTCGCTGCCAACTGGATTACCGGTATTGTCATAGCGTTGAGCATAAATGCCTTCACCACTGTCATCTTGGCCGTTGCTCTGCCATGCGACAATAAAATTACCACTGTTATCCATGCCTATGGAGGGGAAACTTTGGAAATCAGTGGTAAAAGTATTGACTTGGAATTCCGAGCCTTGGGGAGTTCCATTACTGTCATAGCGTTGGGCAAAAATGCCGTTAAGGTCTCCATCTTGATCGAAACTAGACCAAGCAATGACAAAGTTGCCATTGGCATCTAGAGCAACGGAAGATGATTCCTGGAAGCTCTCAGTTGTCCTATTGACTTGGAATTCTCCACCTTGCGGGGAGCCATCACTACCATAGCGTTGGGCATAGACTCCATTTTCACTACCATCTTGATTAAAGCTTGTCCAAGTAATGACAAAGTTGCCATTGGGAGCGAAGGCAATTGAAGGCGAAAATTGGAAGTCTTCGGTTGTGGTATTGACTTGGAATTCTCCACCTTGAGGAGAGCCTGCATTATCATAACGCTGGCCATACACTCCCGATTCGCTGCCATCTTGACCAAAACTTGTCCAAGTGACGACAGCATTACCATTTGCATCCAGTGCAACTTCGGGTGCGTCTTGGAAATCGGTAGTTGTGGTATTCACCAGAAATTCAGCACCAACAGGATTAACAGGCATCAGTTTTTTCTCCTTGGATAGTTCAGGGTAAAAGCAATAGATTAAGTAGCAATATCACTTGATTGCAATTGGCGTTTTTGCCAGTGTTTCCTGGGTTAGCTTCTTTGCTAGA
This window contains:
- a CDS encoding adenylate/guanylate cyclase domain-containing protein, which encodes MQDHTTLHSCQDILVVDDNPNNIRFLSHILTQQGYRVRKAINGELAINAVRSSQPDLILVDIMMPHIDGYELCEQIKSDPQYRSIPVIFVSALNGELDKKRAFQVGGSDYITKPIQVEEVLSKINIQLSLLNLQNLLKEHAQARKQAEENYRSIFENAIDGMFQTNPEGKFIKANLALAKLYGYDSPQELIQAVSDVNQDFYVRPQRRDEFLAYMELYDYVEEFESEIYCKNGDKIWISESVRKITNNQGELLYFEGTVRNITEKRKMEEELRKQRRMSEELLLNILPQYIAEKLKKNRHTIADHLPEATVLFADLVGFTELSAQLDSTDLVTLLNEIFSSFDKLTKHYGLEKIKTIGDAYMVVGGLPVQPHPKPDNSVERVAKLALAMQHKIKEFHRPLTLEKEMETFKNRPFQLRIGMNTGPVVAGVIGMSKLQLDLWGDTVNVASRMESQGLPGKIQVTQATYDQLKYRFKLEKRGIFNVKGRGKMTTYWLLDEYGLE
- a CDS encoding PAS domain S-box protein, which codes for MLYPPPSSSVHVMIAHPQPEALAWLSEFLIEQGYQVEWVTDLAQVLPLVEAVDPSLIILEVGLSSFLSLDACGILSSHPEYGNIPILAINSSGAAVDRIKVFEAGVRDYLVSHSSLIELRVKVESYIDHQRIHQENRTLNELLAMFGAIDELIIVFNPDGECIKVAPTQYAMQFNHFDPHSSYLNDKIQSLLPPELVNLKRYWTRYVIEHQETIENLEYCWPIQEKDYWFMGTISPLTQNTAIWVCRDITDQKESEKKLGLLERAIAASTNGIIISDSTKPGNPIVYVNPGFEKLTGYTEAEILGRTCSILQGEDRDQPDLALLRQALKEKKNCQVTLKNYRKDGTVFWNDLSLSPVFNEQQKLLYYIGVQTDVTDLKLAKDRLNEQYRLLQQEIEERKRIELALRESETKYRQLVDCANSLIIKIDRQGNILFFNEFAQNFFGYTEAEILGKNIKGTIVPVKDTEGHTLYPIIDDILEHTEKYRIYENENQLKNGDRVWIEWTNRILYHESGEAMGILSVGMDATARKQTQIALQSAKQAAEIANQTKSQFIARMSHELRTPLNAILGFTQIVKREVSLTSEYQEYLNIINRSGEHLLELINDILSLSKIEAGKISLEETCFNLYRLVDEVKDVLKLKADEKGLVISVTLAPNVPSWVITDQGKLRQILMNLLSNSLKFTHIGEVHLRVFPTPDRQHPLIQDYIWEVQDTGEGIASEELPLLFEPFMQTTSGLNSGQGTGLGLTICKQLLQLMGGNIWVSSEVGVGTLVSFQIPLRTAQPEEIPKQIPEKQAIALAPNQPAYRILVVDDHWENRRLLLKQLQPLGFQVLEAENGQQALELWRNGSPDLIWMDLRMPVMDGYSAARSIRQQEQQETSTSAIPILALTASALEEDQALIEEAGCNELVHKPVSQAVLLEKIRDYLGVEYIYTSSHTEENMEHRVHPTDGILSGEQLMGMPIDWLMALHQGATEADEDSISKLLQEIPDTQSNLREAIAGLLHDYRLDRILDATVEAIEALR
- a CDS encoding alr0857 family protein: MLKLTYLDNDFHLERFATSLEDWVTARLTFLLRVGEPISLEKTTASFLLPADLREMRLLESQVRHQVDNRITLDRVDCDYMEVTLQGTWLTSNPQAEEGMFLVELGDRTEFFLFHLWMASQTQAAMKN
- a CDS encoding HNH endonuclease is translated as MRNLVVTSATHVLSQSVVVFSKNYLPVSRINLKRAIALLVTGKAEPLDLVKGQQWMVRSPNLVLMVPEHIRLTFAGTEGIWKTPPVNRKELLRRDKHMCQYCGYKKNLTIDHVIPRSKGGQHTWDNVVIACGSCNSRKGDRTPEQSGLKLRTQPKAPIHPAVVFAEQFWREHQRDLDA
- a CDS encoding XisI protein, encoding MDTLENYRELVRNLILKYGQYKPSNGEIEPEVILDLERDRYELMHVGWDNQRRVHGSVIHIDIIDGKIWIQHDGTNISVAEELVELGVPAEDIILGFHPPYVRQYTDFGVA
- a CDS encoding element excision factor XisH family protein; the protein is MPAKDLYHDLVVQLLIDEGWTITDDPLYLSYGGRDLFVDLGAERSAIAAQKGNLKIAVEIKSFLKSSPVTDLGDALGQYGIYQSILAELQPERMLYLAVPKRTYETILTEKLGQLIVRNWDIKLIVFDEVARRSIQWIP